Genomic segment of Cytophagia bacterium CHB2:
TCCAGTTGAGCGTTTGCGCCCCGGCAAGAGCTGCCGCGCCGAGCAACGCCGCGTACATGAAAATGAATGTGACGTTTTTCATCTCAAAGCGACTCCAAGTAAGTTAGCGCCATCGGAAAGAAATAATTCCAGCCGGCCGGAAACGTGAGCAAATCATGCCCGGCGCCGTCAATGCGCTCAAGTTGCACGTTGGGATATGCGGATGAAACTTTGCGCGCGTGATCAAGCCCGTAGGCTTTGTTGCGCTGACTATAGACAAAAAGTATCCTGGTGGTGTATTGCTGAAGGTTCGTGGTCCAGTCCGGCTTCTCCTTCTCGCCCAATTCAAACAACGCCCGATTCACAATCGCGCCGCCGCGCCAGAACGGCAACGCGCCTTCATTCCCCAGCGGGCTGTCCTCGGCCTCATCCGCGAAGGAGAGCAATCCGAACTTGTAATCGAGTATCGCATGCTCGTCTTCGTCGCCGGTAATAAATTGTTCGAGATACACGGCATCATTTAGCGTTTCGCCGGTGAAGCTGAATTGGCGCGTGCGCTTCACGTAATCCAGGATGTCCTGCCAAATAAAACCGCCCGGCTCGGCCAGGATCGCGCCGTCAATCGCAGTGGGATGTTGATTGATATAAGCCGTCGCCAGCATCGCGCCCCACGAATGCCCGAGCAAAATGATCTTTTGCTCCGAAGAAGTTCTGTAATGCGCAATGACGGCGGCCAAATCGTCCAACATCAACTGAATGGAATAGGAGTCTTTGCGCTCGCGTTTTGATAAACCCGAGCCGCGCTGATCGTAAAAGATCACGTAATAACCGCGCCCGGCAAATTGTTTGCAGTTGAGCAAGTAGCGGTAATCCGCGCCCGGCCCGCCGTGCAAGATCACCAGCATCTTGTCCGCAGGATTGCCGAATGCTTCCGCGTGAAACGTGCTGCCGTTGATTGCAATCGCCGGCAAGGATGAATCGTGCTCAACGGTTTTAGGAACGAGGTTGCCTTCTTCATTGATCAGCCATTCGGTTTCGCAGCCCGCCGCGAACAGCCAAAGCGTGAGGGCTGGCAAAAAGATAAACCTTCGCTTCATTTGTTTTGTCTCCTCCAGCCTTCATGGCCGGCATTCACAGGGTTCTTAGCGGGAAACAAGTTTTTTTATGTTGATCGCTGAGATTTTTTCGCGAAACTTGGAGCGTCAAACTTCAAATTGACACTCCACTAAACTAAATGCCCTTTCGCAATTCCTTTATGTTTCGCGGACGCGAGTTTGCCCGCCATTCACAACCGAAACCTCACACCGGCGGTAAAGTGCAAGCCGTTGAGGGAAACATCGTTCTCCACCGTCGCGCCGGAGAGGGGATCGGTTAGCTCGACCGTATATTTGCCGATCAAATATCCCACCTCGCCCCAGAAGAACATTTTGTTCGTGTTCGCCAACTCGAGGCCGATGAAGGGCTTGCTCACCAAATCATTGCCCGAGGCCGAGGGCGATTCGGAGAATTGCCCCTGGCCCGGCACATTCAGGTTGAACTCGGCTTTCACGTTCACGAGCACGATGCCGCCCGTTGCGCCGGCGTAGATGCGCGCCTTCTCTTTAGGTTGGCTGAAGTAATACTGCGAGCCAATCATGATGGGCACGAGGCGAACCCGTTGCTCAAAGTCAAAGCTCGCGCCGCCGTCTTGGATGCGGCCTTCACCGCGATCCTTCCAAAGATTGGCCTCGGCGAGCCAGCTCCAGCGCGCGTTTTTTTGATAATACAATCTGCCGCCCAAATGAAAATTGCCGCCGGGCTTCTCCACTTTTGCGCCGAGATCTTCGAGCGCGCTCAAGTCATCATTGAGCACGTCGAGCTTTGCTTTATAGAAACCCGCGGCGGGAGCAACCGAAAATTTGCTCTGCGCCGAAGCGAGCATCGGCGTCAGCATGAGGGCGAGCAACAACAGCAAGATTTTTTTCATACCGAAATCTCCCTTTAAAATGAACGGGAATTGAAAAGGAAAAACCGCGTGGATCAGTTGTGCGCTGCGGTTCTTATGCCGTCGCGACCAAAGCAATCCACAGAATGTGAAAAATGTTGTCCGTAATGATAATCGACCACGGCGCGAGCGGCTGCGCGACGAACTCGTTGCGGCCCATGGCCTTCATACTCCAGAACACGAAGTCCGTCCGGTCTTGCAGCCAATGTTGCAGCGCGATCAACAGCAATTGCCACCAAGCCATGCCGGTAAACAGAAACGGCAGCATGTAAATCAGCACGTGCATTGTGCAAACCCGGGAGTCGGCTTTCTTGCCTTTTGCCATCCAATCATTCTGCAAAAGATAATCGCCGATGAGATGAGCATAGATCCAGTGCATGGCTTATCCTCGGAGAGTCGTTTTTTTATAGATTCCCGCTTTCGCGGGAGTGACGGTAGCAATGTGATGCTCACCCATAACGGGTATAACGCCGTATCGTCGGCATCACCGCAACAACGCACGAAGCTTGTTGGCGATGATTGGCCTCGGCGCGAGGCTGATGATCTGATCGACGAGTTGTCCATTCTTGAAAAACACCAGCATTGGAATATCTTGAATGCCGTACTCCGCGGCTACACGCGAACAGGCATCAATATCCACCCGCACGATTTTGATTTGCTCTTTGAACTCCTCGCGCAATTGCTCTAGGATGGGCGCGAGCATATGAGACGCGCCGCACCAATCCGCGCCAAACTCCACGAGCACAGGCTCAGGATTTTCGAGCACTTCTTTTTGAAAGTTCGCTTCTACAACAATCGTTTGCATTTCGTTCTCTCGTGATTGATTTCGGCGTGACGATGCCATGACAACCACCATGCCAAAATAAAAAAGCCACTTGGATGCGGCTCCAAGTGGCTTTTGGAAAAAGCAGATAACGATGATTGTTTATTTCAGGCAGGCTTCAGCGAAACTTGCGATATATAGCGAATTTGCGAAATATCGTGAATTTGAGAAGAAACGTCACATCTGGCCGATCCGCCGGATTTCTAAATTGCCCTCGTACCTCTACAATTCGGGTAACCAGCGCATCCCCCAAAACTGCGAGCCTGCGTTTTTGCCTTTGCGCGCGGTGCGCAAGACCATCGGCTTTCCACAGGTAGGGCAAGCAGGAGCTTTCTTATGAGCTTGTTCATTTGACTGCGCTTGATCAACACGATTCTGCTTCGACCGTTCGGCAAGTCTCGCTGCCGCTAATTGCTCCCTGTAGCCACCCTCGGCGATGAATTGCCGTTCAAGCGCGGTGATCTGTTGATCCAAAAGATAGTTCGTCTGATGGATCAAACAAATAATCGTGTTGGCAACAATTTCGGAATCCTTATGTTCCAAACAGGCGGCGTAAATTTTCCAGTGAGCAGCGGGATCGGAGTGATCGATTGAAGATTGCTGCTCCTGTTTCCGGCCAAGCGCCCGCACAGCAAGCGCTTCGCGATCATCTTTGTGCCACTGCCGTTTGCCTCGCTGGCGCAAAAAATCCTCGTAGTCCAACAGCAACTCGTCAAGGCTCGCGCGGGCCACATTGACCAGCTTCAATTCAGTCTGGCTCGAAGTGGCTGCGGCGCGGCTGCCCTCGGCAATATTCTGCCGCCCGCTGCGCGCGGCCAGTACCATTTGATCAATCGTACGAGAGCGCTTGTATAGAAAGCGTTCACAGAACAGAACCGTTGCATCATAGATGATCGTCGCCACTTGAAACGAGCGCAGCCGCCGATACCCTCCACTCGGGCGCACTCGTTTGATGTCCTGCAGGATCGGCGTAGGATCAGAGATATTCTCTGATTGCTTCATTTTGTTTGTTTACATCTGTAATAATCTCCCTCGCCAAATAAAACAAGCTATTTTTGCAAACAAGCTCGTCTTCCTAAAAACCTCACTTCTTAATCCCCAGCTTCTCCATTCGCGAGCGCAACGTCGAGGCATTGATGTTCAAGATTTTCGCTGCGCCTCTTTCGCCGCTGATGCGCCAATTCGTTTGCTCCAGAACTTTAATGATGTGATTGCGCTCCATCTCCTCGATCGAGATCAATCCCGGCGCATTCATTCTTGCGCCGGTGTGAGGAAGCCAATCGTCCAGCTTGAGTTGTTTACCCCGGCTCACAATCACGGCGCGCTCGATCACGTTTTCCAATTCCCGAACATTGCCCGGCCAATCATAAGCTTGCAAGGTGGCAATGAGATTTTGCGAAACGGTTTCGATCTTCTTGCCGGTGCGGGCGCTGTACTTTTTCACAAAATGGCTGATCAACAAAGGAATATCATCGCGGCGCTCGCGCAGCGGCGGAATGGTAATGGGGAAGACGTGCAGCCGATAATACAAATCTTCGCGAAAACGGCCGTGCGCGATTTCTACTTTGAGATCGCGATTGGTGGCGGCGATGACGCGCGTATTCACCCGCAACGTTTGTTGCCCGCCGACGCGTTCGAACTCGCCTTCCTGCAAAACGCGCAATAGCTTGGCTTGCAGCTCCGGCGGCAGCTCGCCGATTTCGTCGAGAAAAATTGTGCCGCCATCGGCAAGCTCAAAGCGGCCGATTTTGCGGGCAATCGCGCCGGTAAAAGCGCCCTTCTCATGGCCGAACAATTCGCTTTCAATCAAATTCGCGGGCAACGCGGCGCAATTCACTTTCACCAAAGGCCGGTCGCGGCGTTCGCTCAAATTATGCACCGCGCGCGCGAGCAGTTCTTTGCCCGTGCCCGATTCCCCGAGAATCAACACTGTGGCCTCGGTGGCGGCGACTTGCTCGACTTTGTGCAAAACTTTTTTGAGCGCCTCGCTGCGGCTGATGATGTCGCCAAAATTGTGCTCGAGATTGATCTCGTCCTGCAAGTAAACGTTCTCCGCTTCGAGCCGGTTTTTCAAGCCTTCCACTTCGTTGAGGGCGTGCTGCAACGCCTCGGAGAAAGCGGTGCGTTCGGCCACTTGTTTCTCGAGCGCGGCTCTTTTCTCTTCAACTCTTCTGATTCTGAATTGATGCCACGTGAAAGCCGCGGCGAGCACGGAAAAAATCGCGAGCGCGCGAAACCACCACGTTTGCCAAAACGGCGGCGTGATCACGATGTTGATGGACACGCCCTGCTCATTCCAAACGCCGTCGCTGTTCGCGCCTTTCACGCGAAAAACATATTCGCCCGGATCGACGTTGGTGTAACTCGCAAAACGTCGCGTGCCGCTCTGCACCCAATCCGGATCGAAGCCTTCCAATTTATAAGCGTATTGATTTTCCATCGGCGCAGCAAAATCCAACGCCACAAAATCAAACGAAAAAAAGTTTTGCCGGTAGGAAAGTTTGATCTCCCCCAGCGAAGAGAGCGCGGCCGGCAACGCCACCGGCTTGCCGAAAACATTGAACTGCGTGATGACCACCGGCGGCGCGTGCGGATTATCCTTCAAGCTGTCGGGATGAAAAGCAATGACGCCTTCATCGCCTCCGAAAAACAATCGGCCTTCAGCGCTTTTGTAATATGCGCCCGAAAGAAATTGATTGCTCAACAAGCCGTCCTTGACCGTGTAGGTTTTGAACCACCCGTTCTTCGTATTGAGTTTTGACAAGCCTTTGTCCGTGCCCAGCCAAAGGTTGCCGTTTTCATCGGGCAAAATGCTTTTCACAAAATTATCGGGCAAACCCTCCTTATCCGTGTAACGCGTCACCTGCCCGGTGTTGGGATCGAGCCGATTCAAACCGCTGCCGAATGTGCCGGCCCAAATTGCGCCGCCCGGTTCGATATATATCGCATAGATCGCGTCATTGCTCAGGCTCTGAGAATTTTTCGGATCGTGCTGATAGCGAGTGAATATTCCCGTTCGCTGGTCGAAACGATTCACGCCGTTGCCGAAAGTGCCGATCCACAAATTTCCGTTTTGATCTTCGCCAATCGCCCAAATGTTATTGCCGCTGAGACTCTGCGGATTCTTAGGGTCGTGGCGATAATACGTGAACGTTTTTTTCTCACGATCCAATTTGCACAAGCCGCTGCCTTTGGTGCCGATC
This window contains:
- a CDS encoding alpha/beta hydrolase, translated to MKRRFIFLPALTLWLFAAGCETEWLINEEGNLVPKTVEHDSSLPAIAINGSTFHAEAFGNPADKMLVILHGGPGADYRYLLNCKQFAGRGYYVIFYDQRGSGLSKRERKDSYSIQLMLDDLAAVIAHYRTSSEQKIILLGHSWGAMLATAYINQHPTAIDGAILAEPGGFIWQDILDYVKRTRQFSFTGETLNDAVYLEQFITGDEDEHAILDYKFGLLSFADEAEDSPLGNEGALPFWRGGAIVNRALFELGEKEKPDWTTNLQQYTTRILFVYSQRNKAYGLDHARKVSSAYPNVQLERIDGAGHDLLTFPAGWNYFFPMALTYLESL
- a CDS encoding DUF3307 domain-containing protein, giving the protein MHWIYAHLIGDYLLQNDWMAKGKKADSRVCTMHVLIYMLPFLFTGMAWWQLLLIALQHWLQDRTDFVFWSMKAMGRNEFVAQPLAPWSIIITDNIFHILWIALVATA
- a CDS encoding thiol reductase thioredoxin; this encodes MVVVMASSRRNQSRENEMQTIVVEANFQKEVLENPEPVLVEFGADWCGASHMLAPILEQLREEFKEQIKIVRVDIDACSRVAAEYGIQDIPMLVFFKNGQLVDQIISLAPRPIIANKLRALLR
- a CDS encoding AAA family ATPase; translation: MKKPKNHAVCWSLALWFSFPAALFAQLHDIRFEQVSVEQGLSNYAVTKIVQDQQGFLWIATEDGLNKYDGYAFTVYKPDPADSNSLASRFVQMVYADRTGNLYVGAGYDGLRRYNPDTDKFDRFKSEPNHPESLTGKSVQAILEDQHGELWISTNEGLYRYDPQRDALTVYRHDARDAATISSDYILGLCEDRTGTLWVGTNAGLNRFQRERNAFTHYRHNPQNPTGLTSDLIGHIREDRDGVIWIGTNAGLNRYDHKSDTITRCRYDPQDPYAFIPNMVFDIYEDSKGALWIATFHTGLWRYDKTTDRFFRYAHDPNDPHSLSEDRISCIFEDRSGVMWVGTYRHGLNRYERRQDVFTRYPTLRSQGVYAILQDRNGELWLGTSGDGLLRYDREGKLLAHYRHDPAKPTTLVTYGILSLHEDCRGELWIGTGRGLNRYDAATRNFVHYPHRPLDPSLADHYEVKTIFEDAAGELWIGTKGSGLCKLDREKKTFTYYRHDPKNPQSLSGNNIWAIGEDQNGNLWIGTFGNGVNRFDQRTGIFTRYQHDPKNSQSLSNDAIYAIYIEPGGAIWAGTFGSGLNRLDPNTGQVTRYTDKEGLPDNFVKSILPDENGNLWLGTDKGLSKLNTKNGWFKTYTVKDGLLSNQFLSGAYYKSAEGRLFFGGDEGVIAFHPDSLKDNPHAPPVVITQFNVFGKPVALPAALSSLGEIKLSYRQNFFSFDFVALDFAAPMENQYAYKLEGFDPDWVQSGTRRFASYTNVDPGEYVFRVKGANSDGVWNEQGVSINIVITPPFWQTWWFRALAIFSVLAAAFTWHQFRIRRVEEKRAALEKQVAERTAFSEALQHALNEVEGLKNRLEAENVYLQDEINLEHNFGDIISRSEALKKVLHKVEQVAATEATVLILGESGTGKELLARAVHNLSERRDRPLVKVNCAALPANLIESELFGHEKGAFTGAIARKIGRFELADGGTIFLDEIGELPPELQAKLLRVLQEGEFERVGGQQTLRVNTRVIAATNRDLKVEIAHGRFREDLYYRLHVFPITIPPLRERRDDIPLLISHFVKKYSARTGKKIETVSQNLIATLQAYDWPGNVRELENVIERAVIVSRGKQLKLDDWLPHTGARMNAPGLISIEEMERNHIIKVLEQTNWRISGERGAAKILNINASTLRSRMEKLGIKK